The Raphanus sativus cultivar WK10039 chromosome 2, ASM80110v3, whole genome shotgun sequence DNA segment CTGCCTATGGTCAAGGAGTATTGGGAGGCAACGGAAAAACTATTCCATTCCACCTCTGCCATGTACAGGTTCTCGAAGAAACTAAAAAGTTTAAAGCCGTTGATCAGGGAACTGGGAAGGGAACAGTTAGGAGATTTAACAAAGCGAACCGCTGAAGCATATACTATTCTCTGCGACAAGCAGAAAAATACACTGGCTGATCCTACTCCGGTGAGAATGAGTGAGGAAGCGGAGGCATATGAGAAGTGGTTACATGTTGCAGAGTTGGAGGAGGATTTCCTGAAGCAGAGGTCCAAGTTACACTGGTTGGAGGTGGGAGATCAAAGTAACAAGACTTTTCATAATTCTATCAAAACTCGGCAGGCTCAAAATACAATGAGAGAGATCAGATGTCCTGATGGAAGAGTTGTGAACTCTCATCTAGAGATCAAGATTGAGGCAGAAAGGTTCTTCTCAGATGTTCTGAATCAGGTCCCAACAACTTTTCAGGGAGCCACTGTGGAGGATCTGAGGGAGTTGATCAATTTTGAGTGTTCTGGTGTGGATTGTCGCCTACTGGAAGCGGAGGTCTCGGCGGAAGAGATCAGAGTGGTTCTGTTCTCCATGCCCTCTCACAAATCTCCGGGACCAGATGGGTTTCCCTGCGAATTTTTCAAAACTACATGGCCAGTGATAGCTCAGGATTTCATCATTGCGGTGCAATCTGTATTTCGGTTGGGGTTTCTTCCTAAAGGTGTTAATTCAACGATCCTTGCAATGGTCCCTAAGAAGCCAACTGCCCAGGAGATGTGAGATTATAGGCCTATCGCGTGCTGCAATGTGCTATACAAAGTGGTGTCAAAAATTCTTGCAAACCGTTTGAAGATTCTGCTGCCAAGAATTATTGCTGTCAACCAATCTGCCTTTGTGAAAGGAAGACTGCTGATGGAGAATGTGTTACTGGCCTCAGAACTCGTGAAAGATTACCATAAAGATTCAGTCTCGCCCAGGTGTGCAATGAAAATAGACATCTCTAAGGCTTTTGACTCGGTACAATGGTCGTTTCTGCTTAACGGGTTACTGGCTATGGGATTTCCGGAGAGGTTTATACACTGGATCAAGCTTTGTATCACTTCTCCCTCTTTCTCAGTGCAAGTAAATGGAGAGCTTGCGGGTTATTTTCAGAGCGCCAGGGGTCTGAGACAAGGGTGTTCCCTCTCACCCTACTTGTTCGTTCTGTGCATGAATGTGCTATCTCTGAAAATAGACAAAGCAATGAGGGAGAAGAAGTTCAGTCCGCACCCACGCTGTAAGTCTCTTGATCTCACGCATCTTTGCTTCGCGGATGACTTGATAGTGTTTGTGGAGGGCTCAAAGGAATCAGTTGAAGGTGCTCTCATGGTATTCAATGAGTTCGAAGTCTGGTCGGGTCTCTCTATCAGTCTAGAGAAATCAACAATCTTTATGGCTGGGATTTCTGAAGTTGAGAAGAGCAGGATCTTGAATAATTTTCCCTTTTCAGTGGGAGATCTTCCGGTTCGGTACTTGGGGCTTCCGTTGATGACTAAGGCCATGAAAAGGCAGGATTATCTCCCTCTGCTTGAAAGAATCCGGGGTCGTATAAGTACTTGGACGAGCAGGTTTCTCTCGTACGCTGGGAGACTTCAATTGATCAAATCGGTTCTGGTGAGCATTGTCAACTTCTGGTCAGCGGTGTTCCGGTTCCCAAGCTGTTGTATCAAAGAGATTGAACAGCTTTGTGCGGCTTTTCTCTGGTCGGGGCCGGAATTGAAGACTACAAGTGCTAAAGTGGCTTGGCAGAATGTAAGTAAGCCAACAGCAGAAGGTGGGCTGGGGATTAGATCGTTAAAAGAGGTGAACTTGGTGTGTGGGCTGAAACTCATATGGAGAATGTTGACGGGTGATTCGCTCTGGAGCAAATGGGTTCAAACTTATCTCCTTAAAAAGAAAAGCTTCTGGGAAATAAAGGAGACTACTCAGATAGGCTCCTGGATATTTAAGAAGCTGCTCAAACTGCGGGAGGTTGCAAAATCTTTTCATATGAAGGCTGTGGGTAATGGCAAACATACCTCCTTTTGGTATGAAAAATGGTCGGATTTGGGTGTGATGTATGACCTTCTAGGTGACAGAGGGGTTATCGATTTGGGTATAAGAAGAGAAGCCACTGTGGAGGAGGTTATTAATAATACCAGGAGGAGGAGAAGGCATAGAAGAAGTATGTTCTATGAAATAGAGAAGGAGCTGGAGAGTATCAGAAGCCAGCAGTCAAATGAAGCTCAGGATGTACATATGTGGCGAGAGATCACAGgttttaaaaccaaattttcttCACATGAGACATGGCAGTTGTCTAGAGAGGCTGGTGCTCGGGTTCCCTGGGGTAAAAGCATATGGTTCTCGCAGGCTACTCCGAAATTTGCCTTCATAGCCTGGCTTGCAATGAGAGATAGGCTATCCACTATGGATAGAATTTCTTGTTGGAACCAAGGAGTTGTCACTACCTGTGTGCTGTGTAAAACCACCTCAGAAACAAGAAATCATCTCTTCTTTGAATGCTCATTTTCCTCTCAGGTTTGGGAGCTGCTCACAAAAGGGATCCTTCACAGGTCCTTCTCTACTCGATGGGTTGATATAGTTAGGTTGATCACCCTCCCAACAATGGAGAAGAAAAAACGGTTCTGTCTCCAATATGCATTTCAGGCCACTCTATATGTTCTATGGAGAGAACGAAACAAAAGGCATCATGGAGACAAAGCTCTGCCAATGCTGGTCTTGACAAAGCTCCTGGATAAGTCTATCAGGAACAAGCTCAGTTTGGTTCAATCTAAAGGAGTAAAGGGATATGAAGGAATTTTGCAATATTGGTTTAGCACAAGAATGTAAATATTTTCTGCACTCTTGGTTGGGTTTTGATTATAGGAAGCTGTATAGGCAATAAAGGAGATATAGGAGTAGCAGTCTTTAGTTTAAGGTTTCACTTGatgtaaaaaagttttttgatgaataaaatttagcattcattcaaaaaaaaaaaaaaaaaaaaagactaaagaAGAAACATCTCAAGTGACCATAACCAAGTTCTCCACACTGAGCCTGATAACCCCAGCTTATGCAAGAACTATCCGCACCAACAAAATGATGCAAGCTTCCTGAATCCATCCAACGCAAGTTCCACCCACTGCATAACGAGTTACAAAACGTTAGAAAGCAATACTCACAATCAGTGTAATCTTGACAtaagacaaaaataaaacagaaaagtAAATATCTGAACATAAAGACTAACTCACGATGTAAAAGGCAGTTCAGATTAAAGTCACTTGCTAGCAGTACAAAAGGAGTTTGCAGAGCCAGCAGAGACAATGGCATTAGGATTTAGGAGGCAAAACATTACGTCATTTCACCTTATCCACCATAAGGAACAAGAAAAGGTTCAAACTTTATGTTCTCTGCAAAGAACATAAAGCAGCAAAATCATTCAACAGTAGACACTCATGTCACGGAACCATGAGAATTAGCTTCTTCAGCAATATATCTTGGCTGAGGCTCTTTTCTTGGTTTTTGGATTGGCTGTCAAGGTTcttgggtttgggttttgatACCTTGTTGGTGGCCTACCTCACTCTGTCTATAGCTCTTTCGTCCGAGCTTCTGGCCGAATGGTGTTACTCTAGTTATCTTCTCTAATTCCTTTCCACTTCGAGAATTTACTGTTTCTCTTGAGAGTAAAGTTGAATGGTTTTAGTTATTTCTTCAGTTGCCCATGGTTGGGTCCTAGCTGTCCTTCTTATGGACTTATGTTCCTGGGGATATCTTCATCTTCCGCCAGTTTATGTATTTCAATTTGGTACTTTTGAGTATGAATCAATATATATCTTCCGTGGGAAAGAAAAAGTTGCAACATTGATGTAAATGGTAAAGCTAGAAGacatctattttattttcttcaacgCCATTTTCTGAAAGACAGCTAATTATCCTGACTTCGAAGTTTGAATAGTATAACTAGCCCTGCGACCACTTCGGTGGaaccaggatacctctgtataattctaaaaaaaactaGTCCTGCGACTTCGGTTTTCCGAAACCAAACTGTCGGTTTTCGgttaccaatttttttaaaatcaattccGAAATTAACCGAATTAAatttcggttcgatttggttaTCAGTTATTTCCGTTTTTCAGATTTATTTCcgaaaataaactttttttttggtttacggttaattttggtataattttctttaaaatcgGATATTTTCGGTTAAACTTGGTTTTTCGGTTAAGTTCGgatattttttgatttttcggttaattttggtttggttttttggttattttggatatttttggtttttgatctttttaaaaaaaaatcaaaaaccgaaccgaaaactGAATTATTTTCCAAAATCCTACCGAACTGAAACGAATTGAAAACCATACacgaaccgaaaaccgaaaaaatttggttcggtttggttcggctCATTCGGTTCAGACAAAAACCGATGTTTTAAGTATATCTTTCAGACTTTGAATATTCAAAGCATCTTCCTAAGTTTTCATTTGTCAGTAAAATTTTAAGCTCATATTGTATTCTACTATTagctattttataaacaaaaaaaatcaaatatgaaaattaaattttaggaaaaaataaaacaaaaaatatacccgctaATCAGAATCTAGTTGTTTATAAAATAGCTAATAGTAGAATACAATATGAGCTTAAAAGTTTACTCACAAAATATATCCGCTAGTCAGAATCTagtttgtttataaattaaaacaaaattaaaacaaaaactgcTGTTTTAAGTATATCCTTCAGACCTTTGAATATTCAAAGAATCTTCCTAAGTTTTCATTTGTTAGTAAAATTTTAAAGCTCATATTGTATTCTACTATTagctattttataaacaaactagattctgactagtggatatattttttgttttattttttttctacaaaatttaattttcatatttgaatttttttgtaatcaatatttatgtttaatatcaaatttaatttgataaaataatcatttaaataaataaaatacatagtacaacataacatttatcaatatgttatgtttttattcTAACTAGGGGTCGGCCCGGGTTACGCCcgagatttttcttttaattttaaatttaatttaatttaatttaaatttggaTTGTGTATTTCTAAACAAATATACTTTTAGAATTGACTACTTTTGAATTGTGTATTTCTAAAttggattttttaaatttaatttaattttaaatttaaatttggattGTGTATTTCTAAACAAATacacatttttatgttttagaattGACTACTTTTGGATTGTGTATTTCTAAAttggattttttaaatttaatttaattttaaatttaaatttggattGTGTATTTCTAAACAAATACACATTTTTATGTCGTCTATCTTCAAAAGATAATACAAATAGGCGTATTTACAGTgtttattttaaacaataaatagGTTTcgttgtgttacaaaaaaaaagtttcgtTTGCTACTTAAATTTATGGCCATACAATATTGGTTTGATATATGAACCAAAATTCTTTTATCGGGCAGACCAAAGAAATACAATATTTTAGCTAAATTATTGCGTAGAATAAGGTTAATAAGATTGTATGGCATATCTCAACAAAAGGAAATCAAATTGCTTAACGATAAAGTATAAATTGaattaaaaataccaaaacGACAAAAAATGCTATTGTTCTACAAACGAAAAAGTGAGGAAACTCACTGTTTGGTTCAATTCAATGACGATACACTTACGATTATTTTAGAACGACCAGTAATTAGTTAACTGTTCTTTTGCCAGcatttatctttttattcttttgacACCAGTATCTGCCGGCTTAAATGTAAAAATGTTACAAAGGGACCATAAAACTTACTGGCCCAAATATTTAAGGATGTTCTTCTTCTATTGAGGAAAATGTAATATGATATAGGATTAGTGATGTCCTGCAAGTGCAATGAGTAAGCCAGAAAGTATGTTAAGAAAAagtttatattatcttttatacATAACCTTTCTTTAGAGTGAGTAGCTCGGTCGGTATATGTTCTCAAAATTTGAACTTCTCGTAATGAAAATTATGTCTCAACCTTTCCGTCACTCTTCAAGTTAAAAACTATGTCTTTATTAACTGATCTTGATTCAAGTTACATGAAAGAAAAACAGAGTGGACATAGTAGTGGATCTAACCGAACTTGGAACATAGGAGCACATAAGTGGGTAGTAACAGGCTAACAGCCTTCCCCTAGCTGCACTTATTCTTGGgtattgaaaaataattaaaacttcaaattgGCGGTAGTATCCTTTTTCAAGGATGATACGATGATGTTCGTTAAGTTTGTGGTAACCTCCTCTATATTCCAATAACACATGTGATGATTATATTAAGACAATTGTTGATTTACAAATAGCACCTAATCCGCACCTAATCCGTGTACTCAATGAAATgagaatttatattttcaaaatgaaaaatcaaacataaacaataataaaacaatCCACAAACAATCAATTAAGATTTAAAACCCAATAAAACTCTGAACgaataaaatatcaatttaatattttatcgaatttaataatttacataAATGCAATACTaacatgaaaattataattagttggatatatatatatatatatatatatatatattagttcgCGAACCTTCACCTAGTAGTTTAGGGGGatgtattgaatctgaaatttgaagtgatttgatttttaatgagtttgtAGATGATTGTAGGAGAATTAGAGaatattatgtgatttttgttaaaacactctagAATCTTATCTAAAACAGTgggatttagatttttatttttataactaaggaaCTCTCCTTAAACACTCTAGAACACTTAAACTACTCTAAAATCTCcaacttaaattttattcaataacagtggatttcggagtattttataaaatgtcaaattcaataacattggattttaaagtgatttttaaaatctacgtttgaataacagtagatttgtcattttaatacaaatcacttaaaactcataattgaatacatccccttaGTATTTTTGGTTAAAAGAAGAGGATTAATGAGGATATTGCCACCATTAGTTATAATCAAGTGTTAGAAAATTCGCTAGTGTGATATAGTGTttgaaaaaatactaaaaacacCGTATCGTAGGCTACGtctacttttattttgtttacacggatataccttttttttttgaaactctcaCGGATATACCTAACTTAGAAATTATAACTACTATATGGCGACGCTTCAAGCTTTTAAAAGCAATTTAGTAGGAGTATTATTTTCTAAAAGGGGAAAAACAAAATAGACGACTTTTTGTTGCTCACTCTATAGCACGAGCTGCAAGAACCACATCACAAAACAATCTTTCCAATGGCAAAATCCAATCATGTTCTATCCCTCAAACTATCTCTCACCCTTCTTAATCTTCTCATTGTAGCTGCCACGGCTATAGCCGCCGCGACCAATGGTTTAGATGCTCCTTTGTCCAAAACCTGGCGTCCCTGGCCCTTCAAAAAACTCAACAAACCGGTGGTTTTAATGATTTCCAGCGATGGTTTCCGGTTCGGTTACCAATTTAAAACCGACACACCAAACATCGACCTTCTCATATCCGAAGGAACCGAAGCCAAACTCGGTTTAATCCCGGTTTTCCCCACCATGACATTCCCAAACCATTACGCGATCGCAACTGGACTCTACCCTGCTTACCATGGTATTATCATGAACAAGTTCACTGATCCGAGAACCGGAGAAGTGTTTAACAAAGGCTTAGACCCGAAATGGTGGTTGGGTGAGCCGTTGTGGGTAACCGCAACAAACTAAGGTCGCAAGGCTCTGACTTACTTTTGGCCAGGCTCTGAAGTTCCCAAAGATTCTTGGACTTGCCCTAAAGAGTTGTGTCCAAATTTCAATCTTTCGATTCCTTTTGAAGAAAGGGTTGATACAATCTTGAAGCAGTTCGATCTCCCTGAGGAAGAGATCCCTGACTTGATGATGTTGTACTTCGATGAACCGGACGGAGCGGGACATAGCTATGGTCCTGATGATCCTAGGGTTACAAAGGCGGTTGCGAGGATCGATAAAATGATCGGTAGGATCATTCAGGGGCTGAAGAAGAGGGAGATCTTCGACGAGGTTCATGTGATCTTGCTTGCTGATCACGGAATGGTGACTAACTGTGACCTAAAAACAATTTACATTGAGGATTTAGCAGATTGGGTCAAGATACCCGCGGATTGGATCAATGCTTATAGCCCGGTGCTAGCGATGAACCCACGCTGGGGAAAAGATGTGGAGAATCCAGGGGAGAAGAATGCAGAACTCGTGGCGAAGATGAACGAAGCTTTGAGCTCAGGGAAGGTAGAGAACGGAGAGTATTTGCAGGTTTACTTGAAGGAGAAGCTACCGAAAAGGCTGCATTATTCCGAGAGTTCTAGGATTCCACCCATCATAGGAATGGTTGGAGAAGGTCTCGTAGTTAGACAGAACAGAACAGGCGTTCATGAATGTTACGGAGATCATGGATACGACAACCAATACTTCTCAATGAGGTCTATCTTTATGGGACATGGTCCTAGGTTTAGGAAAGGGAGGAAAGTGCCGTCGTTTGAGAATGTTCAGATCTATAATGTTGTTGCTGAGATTCTTGGACTCCGACCAGCTTCGAACAACGGTTCTTCTTTGTTCACTAGAAACATTCTCTCGCCCTTTGGAGGAACTGTGGAGGTTGAATGAAGCTTCACAGCCCTTTGCTCAGGAAGCACTCATGCATGAATATGATAATTAGCTGATGATTGTGTTTTCCTATTGGTTATAATTAATCTACTTTCCTAGCCTTGATCATTTTTCTTTATTGCATGTGGAAACGAATAATAAATGAATAAGATCAGCTAATTATATCTAGCCATTACCTAATTGTTTCTACATATTTATACTTGTCATTTTCTCGATATACAAGTTTATACATAATGCGGTTAAAAGCAAAAGTTTATACTAAAGTTTTTAAGTCATACTTTTTTACCTTTATGTGTCAAAAGGTAACAAGAACATAACCACGTGAAATCGAATTAGTGGTTGAATCCATATAAGTAAAAACGCAGATTTCTAGGAGGATACGAATTTGATTCTCGTTGTGGAATATATATAAGTCTAGACGACGTCTACACCGAGAACTTCCAAATTAACCCCCAAAAGATACATGTCAATATGTCACAGACTCAACATCTACAGTCAGCTGTCTTGAATCTTGATTATTATAGaagaaacataatatatatattagatggTAGATATATGCCCTGGGATATATGTCATATCATATTTTGTCTGATGAATCTGGTCCCTTCAATCGAAATAAAATCAAGGGCCAAGGATACAACccgccaaaacaaaaaaacactgatttttttAGTTAGTGAAATAGTCACTACAATCAGACTAGATCGGTTAAGAATCAGCTGATGTTTAAGAAAAAGTGTAGACAAAAGTGTCCCAACGTGTAATATAAAAGATGAAATGTGACTTAAAGTGTAAATCTTTCTATATATTGTGTGTTTAATTCacagttttatatatttatagtgtACTAGgggtattccggcgctacgcgccgggtttgGACGTTCTATCTGTTTAAGGTTCTGAATGCAAAACAGTGTAAGTGTAAAtgtatgtttttgttattattttttttgaagtaAATTGTTTGTTGAGAGAAATCAGAGTGCAAACCTTGGATTTGCACGTCTTGTAAATGCATTTTTGGCCACCTGCTGATGAATTTG contains these protein-coding regions:
- the LOC130494489 gene encoding uncharacterized protein LOC130494489; the encoded protein is MENVLLASELVKDYHKDSVSPRCAMKIDISKAFDSVQWSFLLNGLLAMGFPERFIHWIKLCITSPSFSVQVNGELAGYFQSARGLRQGCSLSPYLFVLCMNVLSLKIDKAMREKKFSPHPRCKSLDLTHLCFADDLIVFVEGSKESVEGALMVFNEFEVWSGLSISLEKSTIFMAGISEVEKSRILNNFPFSVGDLPVRYLGLPLMTKAMKRQDYLPLLERIRGRISTWTSRFLSYAGRLQLIKSVLVSIVNFWSAVFRFPSCCIKEIEQLCAAFLWSGPELKTTSAKVAWQNVSKPTAEGGLGIRSLKEVNLVCGLKLIWRMLTGDSLWSKWVQTYLLKKKSFWEIKETTQIGSWIFKKLLKLREVAKSFHMKAVGNGKHTSFWYEKWSDLGVMYDLLGDRGVIDLGIRREATVEEVINNTRRRRRHRRSMFYEIEKELESIRSQQSNEAQDVHMWREITGFKTKFSSHETWQLSREAGARVPWGKSIWFSQATPKFAFIAWLAMRDRLSTMDRISCWNQGVVTTCVLCKTTSETRNHLFFECSFSSQVWELLTKGILHRSFSTRWVDIVRLITLPTMEKKKRFCLQYAFQATLYVLWRERNKRHHGDKALPMLVLTKLLDKSIRNKLSLVQSKGVKGYEGILQYWFSTRM
- the LOC130494545 gene encoding uncharacterized protein LOC130494545 — its product is MLYFDEPDGAGHSYGPDDPRVTKAVARIDKMIGRIIQGLKKREIFDEVHVILLADHGMVTNCDLKTIYIEDLADWVKIPADWINAYSPVLAMNPRWGKDVENPGEKNAELVAKMNEALSSGKVENGEYLQVYLKEKLPKRLHYSESSRIPPIIGMVGEGLVVRQNRTGVHECYGDHGYDNQYFSMRSIFMGHGPRFRKGRKVPSFENVQIYNVVAEILGLRPASNNGSSLFTRNILSPFGGTVEVE
- the LOC108836366 gene encoding uncharacterized pyrophosphatase/phosphodiesterase C725.05c-like, with protein sequence MAKSNHVLSLKLSLTLLNLLIVAATAIAAATNGLDAPLSKTWRPWPFKKLNKPVVLMISSDGFRFGYQFKTDTPNIDLLISEGTEAKLGLIPVFPTMTFPNHYAIATGLYPAYHGIIMNKFTDPRTGEVFNKGLDPKWWLGEPLWVTATN